One window of the Diceros bicornis minor isolate mBicDic1 chromosome 40, mDicBic1.mat.cur, whole genome shotgun sequence genome contains the following:
- the BCL2L11 gene encoding bcl-2-like protein 11 isoform X3 — protein MFPAAAAGAARARGAARGALGCPAASCRLCAVPGALNASPGLCFPRCLRGHSHGAPGRRKARAGRRGAEARTRRSEGKGRTKKGQMAKQPSDVSSECDREGGQLQPAERPPQLRPGAPTSLHTEQQDRSPAPMSCDKSTQTPSPPCQAFNHYLSAMEC, from the exons ATGTtcccggcggcggcggccggggcaGCGCGGGCCAGAGGCGCGGCGCGCGGAGCCCTCGGCTGCCCGGCGGCAAGTTGCAGGCTCTGTGCCGTCCCGGGGGCTCTGAACGCGAGTCCCGGGCTTTGTTTCCCGCGCTGCCTTCGTGGCCACAGTCACGGGGCTCCGGGTCGGCGAAAGGCGCGGGCTGGACGCCGCGGGGCCGAGGCCCGGACTCGACGCTCCGAAGGGAAGGGGCGGAC AAAAAAAGGCCAGATGGCAAAGCAACCTTCAGATGTAAGTTCTGAGTGTGACAGAGAAGGTGGACAATTGCAGCCTGCTGAGAGGCCTCCTCAGCTCAGGCCTGGGGCCCCTACCTCGCTACACACAGAGCAGCAAG ACAGGAGCCCGGCACCCATGAGTTGTGACAAATCAACACAAACCCCAAGTCCTCCTTGCCAGGCCTTCAACCATTATCTCAGTGCAATGG agtgttag